In Pongo abelii isolate AG06213 chromosome 5, NHGRI_mPonAbe1-v2.0_pri, whole genome shotgun sequence, a single genomic region encodes these proteins:
- the LOC100461739 gene encoding LOW QUALITY PROTEIN: hsc70-interacting protein (The sequence of the model RefSeq protein was modified relative to this genomic sequence to represent the inferred CDS: substituted 2 bases at 2 genomic stop codons) gives MDTRKVNELRAFVKMCKQDPSILHTEEMRFLREWVESMGGKVPPATQKAKSEENTKEEKPDSKKVEEDLKADEPSSEESDLEIDKEGVIEPDTDAPQEMGDENAEITEEMMDQANDKKVAAIEALNDGELQKAIDLFTDAINLNPRLAILYAKRASVFVKLQKPNAAIXDCDRAIEINPDSAQPYKWWGKAHRLLSHWEEAAHDLALACKLDYDEDASAMLKEIQPRAQKIAEHRRKYEQKREEXEIKERIEGVKKAREERERAQREEEARRQLEAQYGSFPGGFPGGMPGNFPGGMPGMGGGMPGMARMPGLSEILSDPEVLAAMQDPEVMVAFQDVAQNPANTSKYQNNPKVMNLISKLSTKFGGQA, from the coding sequence GGGAGGTAAAGTACCACCTGCTACTCAGAAAgctaaatcagaagaaaataccaAGGAAGAAAAACCTGATAGTAAGAAGGTGGAGGAAGACTTAAAGGCAGACGAACCATCAAGTGAGGAAAGTGATCTAGAAATTGATAAAGAAGGTGTGATTGAACCAGACACTGATGCTCCTCAAGAAATGGGAGATGAAAATGCGGAGATAACGGAGGAGATGATGGATCAGGCAAATGATAAAAAAGTGGCTGCTATTGAAGCCCTAAATGATGGTGAACTCCAGAAAGCCATTGACTTATTCACAGATGCCATCAATCTGAATCCTCGCTTGGCCATTTTGTATGCCAAGAGGGCCAGTGTCTTCGTCAAATTGCAGAAGCCAAATGCTGCCATCTGAGACTGTGACAGAGCCATTGAAATAAATCCTGATTCAGCTCAGCCTTACAAGTGGTGGGGGAAAGCACACAGACTTCTAAGCCACTGGGAAGAAGCAGCCCATGACCTTGCCCTTGCCTGTAAATTGGATTATGATGAAGATGCTAGTGCAATGCTGAAAGAAATTCAACCTAGGGCACAGAAAATTGCAGAACATCGGAGAAAGTATGAGCAAAAACGTGAAGAGTGAGAGATCAAAGAAAGAATAGAAGGAGTTAAGAAGGCTCGAGAAGAGCGTGAGAGAGCCCAGAGGGAAGAAGAAGCCAGACGACAGTTAGAAGCTCAGTATGGCTCTTTTCCAGGTGGCTttcctggaggaatgcctggtaattttcctggaggaatgcctggaaTGGGAGGGGGCATGCCTGGAATGGCCAGAATGCCTGGACTCAGTGAAATCCTTAGTGATCCAGAGGTTCTTGCAGCCATGCAGGATCCAGAAGTTATGGTGGCCTTCCAGGATGTGGCTCAGAACCCAGCAAATACGTCAAAATACCAGAACAACCCAAAGGTTATGAATCTCATCAGTAAATTGTCAACCAAATTTGGAGGTCAAGCATAA